From a region of the Panicum virgatum strain AP13 chromosome 2K, P.virgatum_v5, whole genome shotgun sequence genome:
- the LOC120695137 gene encoding uncharacterized protein LOC120695137 translates to MAPGEFSATSVLHMIVRQLFTRLVFSLHFESSLSMEIISFWLWLEGIGHADFLASIDSLDNHRLHSIASAAKIFVEALRLRSIQSNPRSVEGGYFRKEAVKGIVFYLNNVCYRILQDILEAATAKEHVYRHANQAQQQYVKGKAPMTMSTKDLLSKIKASLTSARSHVEGSSSRSIMVPSPKTHILKDIENPIEQCLSSTYPLASLFETLTKREEEEEEEEPADAIQIQQQPSVPREERTLFVTFSNGYPFTADELYEFFIGNFGDVEVISVEEPVAPKPPLYAHITFYSQDTLFRVLAGHPRVKFVIRGKHLWARKFVPKRKKPHNF, encoded by the exons ATGGCGCCGGGGGAATTCAGTGCAACTAGTGTTCTGCATATGATTGTGCGCCAGTTGTTCACCCGTTTGGTCTTCTCCCTTCACTTCGAGTCCTCCCTTTCCATGGAGATCATCTCCTTCTGGCTGTGGCTTGAAGGGATTGGCCATGCCGACTTCCTTGCAAGCATAGACTCACTCGACAACCATCGCCTGCACTCAATCGCCTCGGCTGCAAAAATATTTGTTGAAGCTCTGCGTCTTAGGTCCATTCAGTCAAATCCTAGATCTGTGGAAGGGGGCTATTTCCGCAAAGAAGCTGTGAAAGGTATTGTTTTCTACCTCAACAATGTCTGCTACAGGATCTTACAAGATATCCTCGAAGCAGCGACGGCAAAAGAACACGTCTACCGCCATGCCaatcaagctcagcaacaataCGTGAAGGGCAAAGCgcccatgaccatgagcacg AAGGATCTCCTGTCCAAGATCAAGGCTTCTTTGACTAGTGCTCGTAGCCATGTGGAAGGCTCAAGTTCTAGAAGCATTATGGTGCCGTCTCCAAAAACTCACATCCTCAAGGATATAGAAAATCCAATCGAACAGTGCCTCTCATCAACATACCCTTTGGCAAGCCTTTTCGAGACACTTACcaaaagggaggaggaggaggaggaggaggaaccaGCTGATGCA ATCCAGATACAGCAACAGCCCAGCGTACCACGTGAGGAGAGAACCCTCTTCGTGACTTTCTCCAATGGCTACCCATTTACTGCAGATGAACTCTATGAATTCTTCATTGG gaactttggagatgttgaagTCATAAGTGTGGAGGAGCCAGTTGCACCTAAGCCACCACTTTATGCACACATCACGTTTTACTCACAGGACACACTCTTCCGCGTCCTTGCTGGCCATCCGAGGGTCAAGTTTGTGATACGAGGGAAACATCTATGGGCTCGAAAGTTCGTTCCGAAGCGCAAGAAACCTCACAACTTTTAA